From Serinus canaria isolate serCan28SL12 chromosome 26, serCan2020, whole genome shotgun sequence, one genomic window encodes:
- the PNPLA1 gene encoding omega-hydroxyceramide transacylase: MAVDDLRASSTPFSLSFSGSGFLALYQVGVVQSLLELAPELLKSACKVYGSSAGSLIAAAVVCGVGLDDLKEFFFALATEVRKTILGPLSPKCSLLANLKTVLQRMLPEDSYLLASGRLHISLTRVVDGQNVMASEFSSKEELIQALLCSCFLPIYCGFIPPSYRGVRYVDGGFTGLQPVSSLEEPVITVSPFTGELDICPRDCPAIFFCFQIFNGSIQISIENLCRISYALFPPSTMVLNDIFSQGYQDTALFLYRNNAFGFNYFDGNFRFGSTCGKNDSGKSNGTHPGLYKRVPQCLTPYFLPGLWKKEQVNGLQDPLAKVLLQPYRLPALFRKGVKKVWGLLEGVRSLVQRLHKLLQTLVPGLPKTDVDRRR; the protein is encoded by the exons ATGGCTGTGGACGATCTCCGGGCTTCCAGCACCCCTTTCTCGCTCTCCTTTTCGGGCAGTGGCTTCCTGGCCCTCTACCAGGTTGGGGTGGTGCAGTCCCTGCTGGAGTTGGCTCCTGAGCTCCTCAAGTCTGCCTGCAAGGTCTACGGCTCCTCGGCCGGGTCGCTCATCGCTGCTGCTGTCGTGTGCGGCGTTGGCCTCG ATGACCTCAAGGAGTTTTTCTTTGCACTGGCAACGGAAGTCAGGAAAACCATCCTGGGCCCCCTCTCTCCCAAGTGCAGCTTGCTGGCCAATCTCAAGACTGTCCTGCAGCGGATGCTGCCGGAGGATTCCTACCTGCTGGCCTCGGGGCGGCTGCACATCTCTCTGACACGGGTGGTGGACGGCCAGAACGTCATGGCCTCGGAGTTCAGCTCCAAGGAGGAGCTCATTCAG gctctcctctgcagctgctttcttcCAATTTACTGTGGATTCATCCCTCCATCCTACCGAGGAGTG cGCTACGTGGATGGAGGCTTCACAGGCCTGCAGCCCgtgtccagcctggaggagcccgTGATCACCGTGTCCCCGTTCACCGGCGAGCTGGACATCTGCCCCCGTGACTGCCCTGCCATCTTCTTCTGCTTCCAGATCTTCAACGGCAGCATCCAGATCTCCATAGAGAACCTCTGCAGGATCAGCTATGCTCTCTTTCCACCCAGCACCATG GTCTTGAATGACATTTTCTCCCAGGGGTATCAGGACACAGCCCTTTTCCTGTACAGGAACA ATGCCTTTGGCTTTAACTACTTTGATGGCAATTTCCGCTTCGGCAGCACCTGTGGGAAGAATGACTCTGGAAAATCCAATGGGACACACCCCGGCCTGTACAAAAGGGTCCCTCAGTGCCTGACCCCTTACTTCCTGCCAG GCTTGTGGAAGAAGGAGCAGGTGAATGGACTGCAGGACCCACTGGCAAAGGTCCTACTGCAGCCATACAGGCTCCCAGCCTTGTTCAGGAAGGG GGTGAAGAAGGTGTGGGGGCTGCTGGAAGGTGTCAGGTCCCTGGTACAACGACTCCACAAGCTCCTCCAAACCTTGGTGCCTGGTTTGCCTAAGACAGATGTGGacaggaggag GTAA